Proteins encoded by one window of Rutidosis leptorrhynchoides isolate AG116_Rl617_1_P2 chromosome 7, CSIRO_AGI_Rlap_v1, whole genome shotgun sequence:
- the LOC139857415 gene encoding S-adenosylmethionine carrier 1, chloroplastic/mitochondrial-like, translated as MSVNSKIDSQDALKQKICVSNVVPKKNVASINRKEDSPFDFVRALLEGAIAGAAAGVVVESALYPLDTIKTRLQAVRGGGKIILKGLYSGLGGNIAGVLPASAIFIGVYEPTKQKLLKSCPQGFSALVHLTAGAVGGAASSIIRVPTEVVKQRMQTGHFVSAPDAVRLIVAKEGFKGLFAGYNSFLLRDLPFDAIQFCIYEQLRIGYKLAAKRNLSDPENAAIGAFAGAITGAVTTPLDVIKTRLMIQGSGNQYRGISHCVTTILKEEGPSAFLKGMGPRVLWIGIGGSIFFGVLEKTKQLLAQRRPAD; from the exons ATGTCCGTAAACTCTAAAATAGATTCACAAG AtgcattaaaacagaaaatatgcgTATCTAATGTTGTACCAAAGAAGAATGTTGCATCAATCAACAGAAAAGAAGACAGTCCCTTTGATTTTGTCCGAGCTTTGTTGG AGGGTGCGATAGCTGGAGCTGCTGCTGGAGTTGTAGTGGAGTCTGCTTTATATCCACTTGACACCATTAAAACTCGGCTTCAAGCAG TTCGTGGTGGAGGGAAAATTATCTTAAAGGGTTTGTACTCTGGTTTGGGAGGAAATATTGCTGGTGTCTTGCC TGCGTCGGCCATATTTATTGGTGTATATGAACCTACGAAGCAAAAATTACTCAAGAGCTGCCCTCAAGGTTTTAGTGCATTAGTTCACCTG ACTGCAGGTGCTGTTGGAGGAGCTGCTTCTTCTATTATACGTGTGCCGACTGAG GTTGTTAAGCAAAGGATGCAGACTGGGCATTTTGTTTCAGCCCCTGATGCTGTTCGCCTCATTGTTGCTAAAGAGGGCTTCAAAGGGCTGTTTGCG GGATATAATTCTTTTTTGTTGAGAGACTTGCCTTTTGACGCCATCCAATTTTGCATATACGAGCAGCTACGAATTGGGTACAAACTAGCG GCGAAAAGAAATCTTAGTGACCCTGAGAATGCTGCGATTGGTGCTTTTGCAG GTGCGATAACAGGAGCTGTTACAACACCTCTTGATGTAATAAAGACTAGATTGATGATTCAG GGATCGGGTAACCAGTACAGAGGTATCTCACACTGTGTAACCACTATTTTAAAGGAAGAAGGACCTTCTGCATTTCTAAAG GGGATGGGGCCAAGGGTCCTGTGGATAGGTATAGGGGGTTCCATTTTCTTCGGTGTTCTTGAAAAAACAAAGCAGTTACTCGCTCAAAGACGCCCTGCTGATTAA